The stretch of DNA CGTTTATAGAGCCACCACCTCTAGTTTGCCCTAGGAGTGTATgtcggtcggtttggtcgggttatagCATATTTTTACAAACCCAATATAAATATTGGGTTGCAAATATTTACTtgtaacccgcccaattaaaaaTTAGTAAAAGTTTAACCCGCCCaataattttgtcattttggtcaggttaacccgtccaaaccgttcttcactttttttatataattattattgttagtttctaattcataaaattagatctaaaaaaataaaaatatattatttatctttcaagctaaaaaataatatagtctaaattaattttaagaactttaatataagataaatataattgagtaaacATGAAATAAttgaacaaaataataaaaaaagtactaATAATGTACAGATTATAAACTTCAACTTCAatatccaaataaaataaaaattattaattataaagtcTAGATTTTATGTTACACACTGTCcaaactttaaatacaaaataatttgacttacaaatgtaatttatgtaatatattatatacaattttattaaaaaaatatataaatcggtttaatttagtttattcgggttaattgagcggtttaaaatattttataaaccacccaatatattcattgggcaGTTTGAATTTTCATTGTACTATTTCGAGTTGTATTTTTTGTCGGTTTATTCAGGTTGGGCGGTttgtaaattttgttgaaacccCTAGTTTGCCCCTCTATAAACCTTGTTATTTTTCGTAAAATCATTAGTTCACCTTCTTGTCCACATTGTTATGGAGATATAGAAATTCTTACTCATGCCTTGTTCTTTTGCAGCTGTGTTAGAAGGGCTGGAAAGGTACAATCTTCTatcctttatttatttattttttgatcaATTAGTGAATTTCATTACTCCGAAAGAATATACAATTACAACCTATTAGCACTTTCATCTGAAGGCCTTATAttttagtctatacaatctGATTACTCCTCTATTACACGTTTTTTATATTACAACCATTGGATTACAAAATCAGAACAAAAACAGACCAAAACCAGAAATTGTTTCCTGGTTTGCACAACTTCTGGTTTTTAGATTTAAAAACCATTCTCTGTCTATCGGCTTGGTTTTGCTTGGCCAGAAACACAATGTTCTATTCTTCCTATCCTCCTTAATCTTTCTCACAACCTGCTTAACTGATATGgcatctgaattccataaaataCCATTGCGAACTTGCCAAATGTGATACACAACAGCAGCAACAGCAACTGTTATAACAACTTTTCGAAATGAGCTGCTTTTTGCTCTTTTTATCCACCTAAGCAATCTGTTCAAATCTGTTGTTTCAGCtctccaatttaaccattcttTAACTTTGGATAAGCAATTATGAGAGAAAGAACATAAGAAGAATAAGTGTTTAGAAGACTCAATCTGATTTCTGCAAAACAGACATGAGTCCTCCTCAATAATATTCAA from Cannabis sativa cultivar Pink pepper isolate KNU-18-1 chromosome 2, ASM2916894v1, whole genome shotgun sequence encodes:
- the LOC133034120 gene encoding uncharacterized protein LOC133034120; the protein is MNIQQNAAVPYRISNGYKALCPSQSIVNWSHEVRLKARERLHRLNIIEEDSCLFCRNQIESSKHLFFLCSFSHNCLSKVKEWLNWRAETTDLNRLLRWIKRAKSSSFRKVVITVAVAAVVYHIWQVRNGILWNSDAISVKQVVRKIKEDRKNRTLCFWPSKTKPIDREWFLNLKTRSCANQETISGFGLFLF